Proteins from one Acidiphilium multivorum AIU301 genomic window:
- a CDS encoding class I SAM-dependent methyltransferase, which translates to MQAENQPGADAARLERLVARQAEKRHLAAIWAARVGLAAGMTVLDIGAGTGALALEYAALGARVLAMDPDSASLAYAAAEAARRGLALETIVGRAEALAALPAAPDRVMLTDALHHMQEKDAALRAIRTAMKPGGALFIAEYDPAGPGAVGAPMARRMDPAEALTLLAAAGFAASAAEAGPDEHYTIIAVP; encoded by the coding sequence ATGCAGGCGGAAAATCAACCCGGGGCGGATGCGGCACGGCTCGAACGGCTCGTCGCGCGGCAGGCGGAGAAGCGGCATCTCGCCGCAATCTGGGCGGCGCGGGTTGGCCTTGCCGCCGGCATGACCGTGCTCGATATCGGCGCGGGCACCGGTGCGCTCGCCCTCGAATACGCGGCTCTCGGCGCGCGCGTGCTGGCGATGGACCCGGATTCCGCATCCCTTGCCTATGCCGCCGCCGAGGCGGCGCGGCGCGGCCTTGCCCTGGAGACGATCGTGGGGCGGGCCGAGGCGCTGGCAGCGCTGCCCGCGGCGCCGGACCGGGTGATGCTGACCGATGCGCTGCATCATATGCAGGAGAAGGATGCGGCGTTGCGCGCGATCCGCACCGCGATGAAGCCCGGCGGCGCGCTGTTCATCGCCGAATACGACCCGGCGGGGCCCGGGGCGGTCGGCGCGCCGATGGCGCGGCGGATGGACCCTGCGGAGGCGCTGACACTCCTCGCCGCCGCCGGGTTTGCCGCCTCTGCCGCCGAGGCCGGGCCGGACGAGCACTACACGATCATCGCCGTGCCGTGA
- a CDS encoding alpha/beta fold hydrolase, producing the protein MILHASTTGTGPDVILLHGLFGAGRNLGVIARGLAAQFRVTTLDARNHGDSPHDADMRYRAMAEDVAETMESLGIASAGVVGHSMGGKTAMTLALTHPGRVTRLAVLDIAPIAYGHEHLGYVRAMRGLALHPGLTRQEADAALAASVPEPALRGFLLHNLVLGAAPRWRLGLEEIAGAMTDLVGWADPAPGARYDGPALFVAGATSSYVPLEAHGAIRARFPQARIETIADAGHWLHAEKPREVLAAIEPFLRG; encoded by the coding sequence ATGATTCTCCACGCCTCAACGACCGGCACAGGCCCGGATGTCATTCTGCTGCACGGGCTGTTCGGCGCCGGGCGCAATCTCGGCGTCATCGCTCGTGGGCTCGCGGCGCAGTTCCGCGTCACCACGCTCGATGCCCGCAACCATGGCGACAGCCCGCACGATGCGGACATGCGCTACCGGGCAATGGCGGAGGATGTCGCCGAGACGATGGAGTCGCTCGGCATCGCCTCGGCCGGCGTGGTCGGGCACTCGATGGGCGGCAAGACGGCGATGACGCTGGCGCTCACCCATCCCGGCCGCGTCACCCGCCTCGCCGTGCTCGATATCGCGCCGATCGCCTATGGTCACGAGCATCTGGGCTATGTCCGGGCGATGCGCGGCCTCGCGCTGCATCCGGGGCTGACGCGGCAGGAGGCGGACGCTGCCCTCGCCGCCAGCGTGCCGGAGCCGGCCTTGCGCGGATTCCTGCTGCACAATCTCGTGCTCGGCGCGGCGCCGCGCTGGCGCCTCGGCCTTGAGGAAATCGCCGGCGCGATGACCGATCTGGTCGGCTGGGCGGATCCGGCGCCCGGTGCGCGCTACGATGGCCCGGCGCTGTTCGTCGCGGGGGCGACATCGTCCTACGTGCCGCTGGAAGCGCATGGGGCGATCCGCGCCCGCTTCCCGCAGGCCCGCATCGAGACGATCGCCGATGCCGGCCACTGGCTCCACGCCGAGAAGCCGCGCGAGGTGCTTGCGGCGATCGAGCCCTTCCTGCGCGGCTAG
- a CDS encoding EVE domain-containing protein yields MNYWLVKSEPDAFSWDQQVANGVEPWTGVRNHAARNNLKAMRVGDRAFFYHSNIGREIVGVVEVVREAYPDPTAESGDWVAVDMKAIAPMPHPVGLAAIKADPALADLALVRLSRLSVGPVSPEHWAHLCAMGGLRL; encoded by the coding sequence GTGAACTACTGGCTGGTCAAGTCCGAGCCGGACGCGTTCTCCTGGGACCAGCAGGTGGCCAACGGCGTCGAACCCTGGACCGGCGTGCGCAACCACGCCGCCAGGAACAACCTGAAGGCGATGCGCGTGGGCGACCGCGCCTTCTTCTACCACTCCAATATCGGTCGCGAGATCGTCGGCGTGGTCGAGGTGGTGCGGGAGGCCTATCCGGACCCGACCGCCGAGTCGGGCGACTGGGTGGCCGTGGATATGAAGGCCATCGCGCCGATGCCGCATCCGGTCGGCCTTGCCGCGATCAAGGCCGATCCGGCGCTGGCGGACCTCGCACTGGTGCGCCTGTCGCGCCTGTCGGTCGGCCCGGTCAGCCCGGAGCACTGGGCGCATCTCTGCGCCATGGGCGGGTTGCGGCTCTAG
- a CDS encoding YciI family protein — MQFLLIAHDREDGLALRKQVRPEHLAYLESIKSSIVFGGPMLGADGNPCGSMIVYEAADRAAAEALVANDPYSKAGLFGAVEIQGFRTVVRDGTLTP; from the coding sequence ATGCAGTTCCTCCTGATCGCCCATGACCGGGAAGACGGTCTTGCCCTGCGCAAGCAGGTGCGCCCGGAGCATCTTGCCTACCTCGAAAGCATAAAGTCGAGCATTGTCTTCGGCGGCCCGATGCTGGGGGCGGACGGCAATCCTTGCGGCTCGATGATCGTCTACGAGGCGGCGGACCGCGCGGCGGCCGAGGCGCTGGTCGCGAACGACCCCTATAGCAAGGCCGGGCTGTTCGGCGCGGTCGAGATCCAGGGCTTCCGCACGGTGGTGCGCGACGGCACGCTGACGCCGTGA
- a CDS encoding heme ABC transporter permease: MDRSAITEYAGDVPGGAIAVPTSKTGAWLHRFANPGRFQRLVQPIIPWIGWTALLTCTVGLVWGFFFAPADWQQGIASRIMYVHVPAAWVAMNGYAALAICSLLSIVWRHPLADIAAKEMGPVGAGFTALCLISGSLWGEPEWGTYWVWDARLTSVLILFFLYLGHMALIRAFDNPQHGYRAAAILGLVGAINLPIIVFSVYWWNSLHQGNSITLTGPSKIYITMLYPLLICTVGFYLAFIAMSLARISSGIMENRTRALLLARAERSGN; the protein is encoded by the coding sequence ATGGACCGTTCAGCAATTACGGAATACGCGGGAGACGTGCCAGGCGGCGCGATCGCCGTTCCGACGTCGAAAACCGGGGCCTGGCTGCATCGTTTCGCCAATCCCGGCCGCTTCCAGCGCTTGGTGCAGCCCATCATCCCCTGGATCGGCTGGACGGCGCTGCTGACCTGCACGGTCGGACTCGTCTGGGGCTTCTTCTTCGCCCCGGCCGACTGGCAGCAGGGTATTGCCTCGCGCATCATGTATGTGCATGTGCCGGCGGCTTGGGTGGCGATGAACGGCTACGCCGCGCTGGCGATCTGCTCACTGCTCTCGATTGTGTGGCGGCACCCGCTCGCCGATATCGCGGCGAAGGAGATGGGCCCGGTCGGCGCCGGCTTCACCGCGCTCTGCCTGATCAGCGGGTCGCTCTGGGGCGAGCCTGAATGGGGCACCTACTGGGTGTGGGATGCACGTCTGACCTCGGTGCTGATCCTGTTTTTCCTCTATCTCGGCCACATGGCGCTGATCCGCGCCTTCGACAACCCGCAGCACGGCTATCGTGCGGCCGCGATCCTCGGCCTGGTCGGCGCGATCAACCTGCCGATCATCGTGTTCAGCGTCTATTGGTGGAATTCGCTCCACCAGGGCAACTCGATCACTCTGACCGGCCCCTCCAAGATCTACATCACCATGCTCTATCCGCTGCTGATCTGCACGGTCGGCTTCTATCTGGCCTTCATCGCGATGTCGCTCGCGCGGATTTCGAGCGGAATCATGGAGAACCGCACGCGGGCCCTGCTGCTCGCACGCGCGGAGCGCTCCGGGAACTGA
- the ccmD gene encoding heme exporter protein CcmD, with amino-acid sequence MVKHTMPYVVGSYGVALLIIGFLSISSFFRYRSARRRLAAVEPRRHEKSGSAV; translated from the coding sequence ATGGTCAAGCATACGATGCCCTACGTGGTCGGCAGCTACGGCGTCGCCCTCCTCATCATCGGGTTTCTCTCGATCTCCTCGTTCTTCCGCTATCGCTCGGCGCGGCGCAGGCTCGCCGCGGTCGAGCCGCGTCGGCACGAGAAATCCGGGAGTGCCGTGTGA
- the ccmE gene encoding cytochrome c maturation protein CcmE, with amino-acid sequence MMSRKKRRLWIVIACGIGLSTAVALMLFAFRSSLSFFMSPEQVAARHPPPGRVFRLGGIVQANTVVMGTRNGAPYTTFRITDGRASIPVVYTGVLPGLFRQGQGVVTIGAMAKGDSEFMASTVLAKHGADYMPRDVEMALRKAGKWNPKFGPPPNAGAWDDKSPAQIEASNNG; translated from the coding sequence ATGATGAGCCGCAAGAAGCGCCGCCTCTGGATCGTGATCGCCTGCGGCATCGGCCTGTCCACCGCGGTGGCGCTGATGCTGTTCGCTTTCCGCTCCAGCCTGTCCTTCTTCATGTCGCCCGAGCAGGTCGCCGCCCGCCATCCGCCTCCGGGCCGTGTCTTCCGCCTTGGCGGCATCGTGCAGGCGAATACCGTGGTGATGGGCACGCGCAACGGCGCGCCCTACACCACATTCCGCATCACCGATGGCCGCGCTTCGATCCCTGTGGTCTATACCGGCGTATTGCCGGGCCTGTTCCGTCAGGGGCAGGGCGTGGTCACGATTGGCGCGATGGCCAAGGGTGACAGCGAGTTCATGGCCTCTACCGTGCTGGCCAAACATGGCGCCGATTACATGCCGCGCGATGTCGAGATGGCGCTGCGCAAGGCCGGCAAGTGGAATCCGAAATTCGGGCCGCCGCCCAATGCCGGCGCCTGGGATGACAAGTCGCCGGCGCAGATCGAGGCATCCAACAATGGCTGA
- a CDS encoding heme lyase CcmF/NrfE family subunit, with translation MIPTLGNFALALALAIAVAQSVIGIAGPMLRDRLILRTAPALAISQFVMLGLSFLALVWAGVVSDFTVRNVAEYSSSTTPLLYRITGTWGNHDGSILLWCLILSLCGATVGAFGNSIPTSLRSRVLGVLGLISAGFMAFVIAVSNPFARIWPPPLHGAGVNPILQDPGLAVHPPILYTGYVGFSIAFAFAVAALIEGRVDAAWGRWVRPWALVSWLFLTCGICFGSLWSYYTLGWGGYWFWDPVENVALLPWLTGTALIHSAIVVEKREALKTWSVLLAIATFSLSLCGTFLVRSGLLNSVHAFSASPAQGLFILVLLALTIGGSLLLFAFRAPALAASGVFAPVSREGALILNNIFLCIIAAVVFTGTMYPPFLDLLFNRQISVGAPFYDQTVLPLTAPLILAMAVGPMMSWKRAVLLPALTKLWFGAVVALIVFGAFILRGHFVAALGLAGAVWVMIGALIDLAERVRLFRVPLRQSFARLFTIPRAAIGASLGHLGFGIAVLGIAGMSLQVHTIRVLNPGQSIDLGGYNWKLISIAPAKGANYAAREATIEVTRNGHFVEMMHPETRFFTNQKVKTVAAAISTNGVRNLFATFAGDNDSGGGEFRFNIHPLAPEIWLGGLIMALGGAISLTDRRFRVGAPVRNRLRRPSGSATV, from the coding sequence ATGATTCCCACCCTGGGCAATTTCGCGCTCGCGCTGGCACTGGCTATTGCCGTCGCACAATCGGTCATCGGTATCGCCGGTCCAATGCTGCGCGACCGATTGATCCTCCGCACCGCGCCCGCACTGGCGATCAGCCAGTTCGTGATGCTCGGCCTCTCCTTCCTCGCCCTGGTATGGGCCGGGGTCGTGTCGGATTTCACGGTTCGCAACGTTGCCGAATACTCGTCGTCGACAACGCCGCTCCTTTACCGGATCACCGGCACCTGGGGGAACCATGACGGGTCGATTCTGCTCTGGTGCCTGATCCTGTCGCTCTGCGGCGCGACCGTCGGCGCGTTCGGCAACAGCATCCCGACCAGCCTGCGCTCGCGCGTGCTCGGCGTGCTCGGCCTGATCTCGGCAGGCTTCATGGCGTTCGTCATCGCCGTCTCCAACCCGTTCGCGCGGATCTGGCCGCCGCCGCTGCATGGCGCGGGCGTCAACCCGATCCTGCAGGATCCTGGCCTCGCCGTTCATCCGCCGATTCTCTACACCGGCTATGTCGGCTTCTCGATCGCCTTCGCCTTCGCCGTCGCCGCCCTCATCGAGGGGCGGGTGGACGCCGCCTGGGGGCGCTGGGTGCGGCCCTGGGCGCTGGTTTCCTGGCTGTTCCTCACCTGCGGCATCTGTTTCGGGTCGCTGTGGTCCTATTACACGCTGGGCTGGGGCGGGTACTGGTTCTGGGACCCGGTTGAGAACGTCGCGCTGCTGCCCTGGCTTACCGGCACGGCGCTGATCCACTCGGCCATCGTGGTCGAGAAGCGCGAAGCGCTGAAGACATGGTCGGTCCTGCTTGCGATCGCGACCTTCTCGCTCAGCCTCTGCGGCACCTTCCTCGTCCGCTCCGGCCTGCTGAACTCGGTGCATGCCTTCTCGGCCTCGCCGGCTCAGGGCCTGTTCATCCTCGTACTGCTGGCACTGACTATCGGTGGCTCGCTGCTGCTCTTCGCCTTCCGCGCTCCTGCGCTTGCGGCGAGCGGGGTTTTTGCGCCGGTCTCGCGTGAGGGCGCGCTGATCCTCAACAACATCTTCCTCTGCATCATCGCCGCGGTGGTGTTCACCGGAACGATGTATCCTCCGTTCCTCGACCTGCTCTTCAACCGGCAGATCTCGGTCGGCGCGCCGTTCTATGATCAGACGGTTCTGCCGCTCACCGCACCGCTGATCCTCGCGATGGCGGTAGGGCCGATGATGTCCTGGAAGCGCGCAGTCCTTCTGCCGGCTCTGACCAAGCTGTGGTTCGGCGCTGTGGTCGCGCTGATCGTTTTCGGCGCGTTCATCCTTCGAGGCCATTTCGTGGCGGCTCTCGGCCTTGCCGGCGCGGTCTGGGTGATGATCGGCGCGCTGATCGATCTCGCCGAGCGGGTCAGGCTGTTCCGCGTGCCGCTCCGCCAGTCCTTCGCGCGGCTGTTCACCATTCCCCGTGCCGCGATCGGCGCCTCGCTCGGGCATCTAGGCTTCGGCATCGCGGTGCTCGGCATCGCTGGCATGTCGCTGCAGGTGCATACGATCCGGGTACTCAACCCCGGCCAGTCGATCGATCTCGGCGGCTACAACTGGAAGCTGATTTCGATCGCGCCGGCCAAGGGGGCGAACTACGCGGCGCGGGAAGCCACCATCGAGGTGACGCGGAACGGCCATTTCGTCGAGATGATGCATCCCGAAACCCGCTTTTTCACGAACCAGAAGGTGAAAACGGTGGCCGCAGCGATCAGCACCAACGGTGTGCGCAACCTCTTTGCCACCTTCGCCGGTGACAACGACAGCGGTGGTGGCGAGTTCCGGTTCAACATCCATCCGCTGGCGCCGGAGATCTGGCTCGGAGGCCTCATCATGGCGCTTGGCGGCGCGATCTCCCTGACCGACCGTCGTTTCCGCGTCGGCGCCCCGGTGCGCAACAGGCTGCGCCGGCCGTCCGGCTCGGCCACGGTGTGA